The Pseudomonas berkeleyensis genome includes a region encoding these proteins:
- a CDS encoding carboxymuconolactone decarboxylase family protein, which produces MSRVTLQTLESAPQEARPFLQNALNNSGFIPNLLAVLANAPAALETYVTVSALNGKASLGLAEREVIQLIAATTHGCSFCVAGHTAVAQNKAKLPAEVIEALRARGELPNARYEALAAFTRAVIATRGNVSDAEYQAFKDAGFEEGQALEVILGVSLATLCNFANSFAHTPLNPELARYSWEQAEA; this is translated from the coding sequence ATCGGCCCCGCAAGAAGCCCGTCCTTTCCTGCAGAACGCCCTCAACAACTCGGGTTTCATTCCCAATCTGCTGGCTGTGCTGGCCAATGCGCCGGCAGCGCTGGAAACCTACGTCACCGTCTCCGCACTCAATGGCAAGGCCAGCCTCGGCCTGGCCGAGCGCGAGGTGATCCAGCTGATCGCCGCCACCACCCACGGTTGCAGTTTCTGCGTTGCCGGCCACACAGCGGTGGCACAGAACAAGGCCAAGTTGCCGGCCGAGGTAATCGAAGCGCTGCGCGCCCGAGGGGAGTTGCCCAATGCCCGTTATGAAGCCTTGGCCGCGTTCACCCGTGCAGTGATTGCCACCCGTGGCAACGTCAGCGATGCCGAGTACCAGGCGTTCAAGGATGCCGGTTTCGAAGAGGGGCAGGCGCTCGAAGTGATTCTCGGCGTAAGCCTGGCAACCCTGTGCAACTTCGCCAACAGCTTTGCCCATACGCCGCTCAATCCTGAGCTTGCGCGTTATAGCTGGGAACAGGCTGAAGCCTGA